A stretch of the uncultured Desulfobacter sp. genome encodes the following:
- a CDS encoding TonB-dependent receptor plug domain-containing protein, whose protein sequence is MKYSVLKVNALIIIAVFTACCLCVPLASADDDSSQANSEKSALELKQLEVIGKKIADDVDPEAIVIDSQEIEKKQIWGINDLFLLTPGIEVGGGAPNARRLYLRGISDSLLTVTIDGARQNKDLRCSRGTMMNMDVDLLKYVEVEAGPTSADQGSANLGGSIRYTTKDAQDMLLDEKSMGLLAKTSYSSVSEGWRNSLALYGVYNDMGLLFYVTDTDTENYETGSGEEALGTAEEQRDYFAKFTLLNKANNDLRISVEKNTEEGLYPWTKPGDQGMLTDESLASRQELEQETVTLNHQFSPDSPYINTGLNIYSVDTSILNKDSNTKYTSDGVGGSLKNTFNQAWGTTKNALSIGTDYLNEEGKTSTGTFTSANLGFFAQDRFSYRNVHLSFGVRYDRFENEFNENDIDGNAAVSPNIKGSVDVGYGFSLFAGYGETVSGANTIPLNWVTNLAPNCTFNGEVNGTLDPERSKKKEVGGKFKKSGVFMAKDNLTFKATFFDTVIEDVIVAGTGGGMAAISDIVNDDDELETKGFELSAQWGIPKLDFYLGYAHNDVEYGDQDVSKTIQRTAATTGDTLSFAVNYIPSLQFNIGYTLIVVFDDSDCTDSGYNSVLEDGYVLHNLTVQYHPQCKTLKNFTLSLAINNIFDEQYSNQTTIANFNYPVQEPGRDIRLSLSYQF, encoded by the coding sequence ATGAAATATAGTGTTTTAAAAGTTAATGCATTAATAATAATAGCTGTCTTTACAGCGTGTTGCCTGTGTGTGCCCTTGGCATCAGCAGATGACGATTCAAGTCAGGCAAATTCTGAGAAGTCCGCACTGGAACTTAAACAACTCGAGGTTATCGGAAAAAAGATTGCTGACGATGTTGATCCTGAAGCGATTGTTATTGATTCCCAGGAGATTGAAAAAAAGCAGATTTGGGGAATCAATGATCTTTTTTTGCTTACGCCGGGAATTGAGGTCGGGGGCGGGGCACCCAATGCGCGGCGTCTTTATCTTAGGGGGATTTCCGACAGCCTTTTGACGGTTACCATTGATGGGGCCCGTCAAAACAAAGATCTTCGCTGTTCCCGGGGAACCATGATGAATATGGATGTCGATCTTCTGAAATATGTTGAGGTTGAGGCAGGTCCCACATCTGCTGATCAGGGGTCTGCCAATCTCGGTGGATCCATTCGTTATACTACTAAAGATGCACAGGATATGCTCCTTGATGAGAAGAGTATGGGGCTGCTGGCAAAAACTTCATATTCGAGCGTTTCCGAAGGTTGGCGAAACAGCCTTGCACTGTATGGTGTTTATAATGACATGGGCCTATTGTTCTATGTTACGGATACGGATACTGAAAATTATGAAACCGGCAGTGGGGAAGAGGCGCTTGGAACTGCAGAGGAGCAACGCGACTATTTTGCTAAATTTACACTTTTGAACAAGGCGAATAACGATTTGCGGATCAGTGTGGAAAAAAATACCGAAGAAGGGCTCTACCCGTGGACAAAGCCGGGTGATCAAGGTATGCTTACTGATGAGTCTCTGGCAAGCCGGCAGGAGCTGGAGCAGGAAACGGTTACCCTTAACCATCAATTTTCGCCGGATTCTCCTTATATTAATACCGGTCTCAATATCTATTCTGTGGATACCAGTATTTTGAACAAGGATAGTAATACCAAATACACGAGTGACGGTGTTGGCGGCAGTTTAAAAAACACCTTTAATCAGGCCTGGGGAACAACAAAAAACGCGCTTTCCATTGGTACTGACTATCTTAACGAAGAAGGCAAAACCTCGACAGGTACTTTTACGAGTGCCAATCTTGGTTTTTTTGCCCAGGATCGGTTTTCATACCGCAATGTTCATTTGTCCTTTGGCGTTCGTTATGACCGTTTCGAGAATGAATTTAATGAAAATGATATTGATGGAAATGCTGCTGTTTCACCCAATATTAAGGGATCTGTTGATGTTGGATATGGGTTTTCACTTTTTGCCGGTTATGGGGAAACGGTCAGCGGCGCGAATACAATTCCACTCAATTGGGTGACAAATCTGGCACCAAATTGCACATTTAACGGAGAGGTAAACGGCACCCTGGATCCTGAGAGATCCAAAAAGAAAGAAGTTGGGGGTAAATTTAAGAAAAGTGGTGTTTTTATGGCCAAAGACAATCTGACGTTTAAAGCCACGTTTTTTGATACAGTGATTGAGGATGTTATTGTTGCCGGGACAGGCGGAGGAATGGCGGCTATTAGTGATATTGTTAATGATGATGATGAGTTGGAAACAAAGGGGTTTGAATTGTCTGCCCAATGGGGAATCCCGAAATTGGATTTTTACTTAGGCTATGCCCATAACGATGTGGAGTATGGTGATCAGGATGTCAGTAAAACAATCCAACGGACAGCAGCCACAACAGGTGATACCCTTTCTTTTGCCGTAAACTATATACCATCCCTGCAATTCAATATAGGATACACCTTGATAGTGGTATTTGACGATTCCGATTGCACTGACAGCGGCTACAACAGCGTTCTTGAAGACGGATATGTCCTTCATAACCTGACAGTACAGTATCACCCGCAGTGCAAGACTTTGAAAAATTTCACTTTGTCCTTGGCAATCAACAATATATTTGATGAGCAATATTCAAATCAGACGACAATTGCCAATTTTAATTACCCTGTCCAGGAACCGGGCCGGGATATCCGCCTCAGTCTTTCCTACCAATTTTGA
- the ccsA gene encoding cytochrome c biogenesis protein CcsA, producing MSIPITSSQFIFYCACALYCLGFVGNLLHQHRTTLLLLGLGAVLHLVSLGLICSNFGVYALGRALRQAVFLPCCLVFIAIFLLRKESAKTASALSIPVLIFTIIALFQPFPAMPPCPMMQTPSVLICQFLQTLAVACFFAGGFYALFFVLKKQHDHLFNQIVLDGFVFYSLAQVFGAVWSYLAWASPFAWMQDHLDTAAIWLVYCGYIHLQYIQKFTIRSKAIWAVSGAAIVLVITVLLPLPTTVTRKLSPPKKPVLSQLTVLGNNVKFNIGNNIA from the coding sequence ATGTCTATTCCTATTACTTCTTCACAATTCATTTTTTACTGTGCCTGTGCATTATATTGTCTCGGTTTTGTCGGAAACCTGTTGCACCAGCACAGGACAACGTTGCTATTGCTGGGCCTCGGTGCTGTTCTTCATCTTGTCAGTTTGGGGCTTATTTGCAGTAATTTTGGTGTGTATGCATTGGGCAGAGCATTGAGGCAAGCCGTTTTTCTGCCCTGCTGCCTTGTGTTCATTGCTATTTTTCTTCTTAGGAAAGAATCGGCAAAAACAGCTTCCGCCCTGTCTATTCCTGTTCTCATTTTTACTATAATTGCTCTTTTTCAACCATTTCCCGCCATGCCGCCATGTCCGATGATGCAAACTCCGTCCGTTTTGATTTGCCAATTTTTGCAAACTCTTGCGGTGGCTTGTTTCTTTGCAGGTGGTTTCTACGCTTTGTTTTTTGTTTTAAAAAAGCAGCACGATCATCTGTTTAACCAGATAGTCCTTGATGGATTCGTTTTTTATAGTCTTGCGCAAGTTTTTGGCGCTGTCTGGAGCTACCTTGCATGGGCAAGCCCCTTTGCCTGGATGCAGGATCATCTTGATACGGCAGCGATATGGCTGGTTTACTGCGGTTACATTCATCTCCAGTACATTCAGAAATTTACTATACGGTCAAAGGCAATATGGGCTGTGTCAGGAGCGGCAATTGTTCTTGTTATTACTGTTCTTCTCCCCTTACCAACAACGGTAACCCGGAAGTTATCGCCCCCGAAAAAACCCGTTCTTTCGCAACTGACTGTCCTTGGGAATAATGTCAAATTCAATATTGGGAACAACATAGCATGA